One Arachis hypogaea cultivar Tifrunner chromosome 18, arahy.Tifrunner.gnm2.J5K5, whole genome shotgun sequence genomic window, ATGATTgcttttgttctttatcttaggaattagagtatattggaagataactctctttctacatgaattcttgttgaatcttgaaaaagttaactcacttgaataacagcttgaaagtAATTCCTTATAATTCTCTAATTACCTGGACTTAACGTGACCAAagaattaagtgaccaaagaattggcggaTGATTAAGTTAGAGGAGAAAACAGTGTCGTTTCTGAACAGAGtggtcagggaccattttgtctccGGTTAGAGTTGCCAGTGACTATTTTATCCTCCATTAGAGTTGACGGAacaaaggacctaagtgactgataaaattaattattagggaccaatcaaataattaattttagttaaagaTTAAAGTATCTGGTCCAAAATTCTTTGGAGACCAAAATAGGTAAATactcttatatttttatttagtgcTTGTATGTCACCGCTGCTCTCTAtcctcaattttattttaaaaataaccaATCATATTAACTGTATATTAAAATTTGTTTCTAAAATtaatattagtataaaatatatattaaaatattaaaaataataaaaaaaattaattttcagttaatcaattttaaaatttaaaatttagaattaagtatttaatttagaatttattttaaataaaataatttttaaaaatttgattatctAATATTATctgaatacaaaatatatatcttaaaaataagttaaacaacagATATATTTATACTCATGTATACAATacctaattttattattataatattttttaaaaaataaaataaaataagccaTATAATCATTCCTTGCTGCAAATATGTAGACTGTAGTGCTAGTTTCCTTGCAgcacttctattttcttttcagaTTTTTAGTTGCTAAAGTATATATTTAAACGTGAAGTCATCAGTTTACTTTCTCAGGCTTGGACCCCAAAATTGATcaaataaatagtaaataatagTGAAcaggtatataaaattataagtaCATCATGATTTATTTATGCCTAGTTTAGATTAATTGTTTACTAATTCTAAGTGGAAGAAGGGAAAAAAATAACGTCAAACAAATAACGATAGAAAATATTGTTTTATTTCTAACGTGAATGAGAAGTTAGAACGTCGGTCTCTCATTACTGCAATGTGCAATCTGATGCTGCcacaaatttagaagaaaaaagaaacGCACATCATAAGAAGTAACAAAGAATATATATTCAGATGTTAATTTCAACCTACTTCCTATTAATGAAGCAGACAAACAAAGAACACAACATAGCTTCCAAGTACATCTCTCTACGCCAACTAACACTGTTCACACTAACAAACATCAACGTCAAGTTcacacaaacaacaacaacaacaacttatcaagcttatttaaaaaattaaattaaatgtgaTCTTTTAAATTGGTCAATAATGATTTTTGTTTTTCACATAGTAATTTCTAAAAAAGTAATAAATTAGTCtcttatctctaaaaattttagaaaaattaatttctaatatttaaaaagatgattttaaaaaaatagaattaattataaattggctgatattttaaaaaataagagatatttttattttattttaattattataggaaaatttgtttaaaattttaatagattaggaactaaattattaatttttatatgaaaaaataatttgttgaaGAAATCAAATTTGAGATATTACTCTTAATATAAGTTGATTCTTGaaagtcaaataaataataagggcCTTAGAAATTCAGGATACCATACCATACCAAATTCCCAGTTTCCCACCTGAGTCACACGATAAAGTCTTTGAAAATGATGTTGGAAATTTGGATTTTAGGGTGCTATATATCTtggttaaaattttcttttatttgatatttattatTCAAACAACCTAATAAATAATCtcataataaaaagtattttgcAATCAATAACATTATGCATGGCAGGAAATTCAGTGGAAACACGTCATTATATTCCTTGACTTCCAAACTTGAAATAAATGTCACAGGATGAATCTCCACGTTACTACTAgttgattaatttatttatataatgacTTTTGTTTAGGAGGTAGAATTGACTTGTTGTTATAATTGTAGCAAAATTCTTAAGTTAGTTAGTCCACCCCAAACCAAAGAAATGACACAACGGCTTATATATAGCAAGATTCTATTGTGAAATAATGTAATTCTAGCACATTTTTACTCGTTGAAAATATGGATCAAGTTAAATCAGTTGTTTTATGAGAAGAGATTAATGTGTTATTGTTACTTATTAGTAGAAATACATTCACAAGTTCaacattttatataataaatcatTTTGAGCCCAAAGATTTTATAAAcatgaaaaaattatataatatatatatgcaTTCCTTTTTAGGTGGATCAAAGTTATTTGGACTTTTCTGTAGAAATTAACATCGATCATGTGCTAAGCATCATCATTCCCATTTCGGCAATGTAGTTGCAAATGCTGACGCTTCAAAACAACTAACGACGATATAACTATAACTATACACTACAATAAGTCGGTGTTTGGTTgggtaaatactaaataaaagtgTTGCGTGCTATTGAAATATTTCAGGTACAATCTAGACATAATTAAAGATATTCTTTGTACACCTATTGAACAAAATATGCTATGTTAAACTAGCaaataaaatcatattttaaaacAATGTTTTGGGCTCAAAATTTTGACATTACAGTAATATTTAAACTATTCATCTTACATAAACACTTCTAATATCCTTTGGAGCACGAATACATAGTCTAAGTGACGTATCGTGTAGCTGATAACTGTGTTTGTTTTGTGTGCGTATGACTTGAAATATAGATGTAATATgatacaaaattttcaatttatttaataacaaaaatgctagttatatattaaaatttaattattaaaattaatcattatatatatatatatatatatatatatatatataataatatgtattatatattttaatatatattttacgttAGCTACTGATTTTAAGTACACTTAGCATAgttgatttaataattatatagatTGAACATTAtggttcttctttattttttgtcaaataaaTTGTACAGCTTCTAATTCTAAGCATTACAGACTCGCTCATACCAAATTCACACACACAATACTTAAGAGTTTTATCTATTACTTAACCTGGTCAAGTCTCTATAATACACGATAATCACTAGACCAAAACCTTGCCTGTTTTTCCTCTATTCTAAACTTTCAAATtattacctttttttttatttggttaacAAATTATTACGTTTATATATAAGCTAAAAGTGTAAAACCCAAAGAAGACAACAGTACTCAGGCCCAAATATACTTTTGACGATGAATTCTCATCCTGTCTAACCGAACCGAACTTCCATGCAAAAAGAAAGACCCGAACTCATAAAATATGGACAAAAAAGAAAACTCAAACTGACCCAAACCTTCTTTAAGACATCTTTAGTTAAATACTTCAATAATTCAGTTAGTGATAAATGATCTTTATCTTGCAACAAGTACGCTCGAATTCGAAACTTGGCTGAGACCGATGGTAGATGAAAATTCCTTAGGTAGTATTTGTTTTGAGATATTGAGATAGAGACTGAAAGATTGAGACTCAGTATTGtgtttgttagtttagagactggtactaaaatttctgtctctgtctctaaaattgcagtatttcagtacctccaaaaaatagGAACACAagaactgaaatttttagagataaagactgaaactttaataatattttatacctaaaatactttcatttcaattaattaattctaattttactctttgtgcaaattaaattagagtttcattcttatttcaattcttgtctcccattttgcaccaaacagaatactgagatttatttcaatttctatctcttagtctctatctctcagtctcagtctttccgtctatgtctctccaccaaacgctaccttagtgtacgttgaaaaaaataaacttcAATCCttcataaaatacaatattattgAATGCCAAATAATTTAAGTAGCAAAAGATGCattatcatttatttttacaaaaatagatAAGTGTTATTTTGCCCAACTTTGCCCCAGATACCCTAACACCCTATATTAAAAAATGAAACAAGTCTTACTTTCCTTACTTGATTAAATCCATTTCATATATATATCTCTACTAAatagcataattttttttttttgagtataCAACTATAAATTCAACCTATCACACCCTTCACTTATATTTTCCAATTGTAATCCAAACTAGAGTCCTATTCTTGCATAAACCAAGAAGTGTCACtgtataagtataaattataagCATCCATAGCTTGATTATTGACATAGAATAGAAGGTGCTAGTTTCTTAATTAaagtttgtgaattttgtgatatatGGTTCAAGTCAACATAATCAAAGCTATAGCAAGGTAGGAATAGGATCGgcattaaattaatttgtacgGTTTTATGACTCAATTGATGATACTTTCGTGTGTGAAGACTGAAGAGGGGCCACACGTTACTATTGAAAATACGCCTAATCAAATTCTAATTTATTTCAACTTTTTCAataattttcactttttttcCTGGTAATATATTTACGCAGTTGGACTATGATGCTCTTGAAGATAACGAAGGATTAACTACTATTAAATTATTTTGCAGATTTTACATGTGACAAATTATTAATCTAAAAcagatatatactttttttttctcactttactaatataaataaaacaacAGATAACTAATGATTTGAATAAAATCAATGAAACTAAGTTACATGCAAAATGCAATGGACAGTTTCATTGATAGAGCTACTTGAAGTTGAAGGAGACACAGAATGACAGAAGAACACATTGCAAAATTGTTCAAGAAAGTGTGATTTCTAAAGTGATCCTTTAAATATTGTACTTGGGTGGGGCAAGGATAAAAGAAACCAAAATCTTTTTCTACTAGAGGAagagaataaattaataataaatcaaaACCAAACCAGAATCTTTTCCTCTTGAACTACTCTATTCTCAACACTAACAAGCAATGAGAGCTATAAATGACCAAGGAATCCACCTCAAAGCCCTATATTAATTGAGCAAAGTTTCATAAAGATTTAATTACACAAATTTATCAAACAACTTTTGAAGGAACCCCCTATTAATTATATAGAAGGGGGGAAAACACCAGTGTAATTGGCCTGCAAtaagggaaagaaaagaaagccataaaaaaaaaggaagttGAATCCAACCAGACAAATTTGAAAGTCTTGTAGATGATCAAAATGTGCCCATCATCTTAATCTTCCCCCAAGATTGCAAATCTAGTTAGACATTGCTCCTGCATGACAAGATTCATAAGACATAAGAGGAATTCAGAAAAAGTACTTAATTTTCAGTATTGCATAAAAGGAAACAATTGATTTTGACGAGTTTTCATTATTTGttctattaaataaagaaaagctCAAAAAGATGACATCTTTGTGCAAATCTATTGAAGTGGTCCCTTTCCCTTTTCCATTTTCCCTTGGATGGAATTGTTTAACATCATGGTCCAAGAGAGGAAAAAAATAATGGGGATTCAGTGAAGTATTATTACCTGATACCGATAGATAGGGAACACTGCACCATTGTGAAGTTCAATGCTTTTGGTGTCAGTGATGTGAATTAGGAGAAGCAGAAGATGAAGGCCTGTCAGAGCCAACACCATGGCTCTCATCTTCACCTTGAATCCTAGCAGGAATGCAGAACCCTGGCAATGCATCAGAGAGGAACCTGCTTCCAAAGATTGAAGCTTGGTGTTGCTGCTGGATTGGCTGAGACTTGTGGTTGTGGTGATGCTCGTTAGAAGAAGCCATTTGAGGAATCTCACTCCAAGGGCGAAGTGATGGTGAGAAACTGGACTGAAGGGTACCCCTTTGTTGATGATGAGAAAAAGCAGAAGAAAAACCAGGTGAATTCACCATGAAACCGGAACGGTTCATGTCGGCTTGCGTGCCTCCGGCATCACTGTTCCAGGCCACCATTCTCTGGTAGTTAGCAAAGAGAGTTTGGTCATTTGAAGAAGGGTTTTGATGATCTGCACCACCTCCTTGTTGTGACTGTCCATGATGATGAATTAGGCCAGAATCTTGGAAAGAATGAAGGGAAAGTCCAAGATCCTCTGAGGAGTTGTTGGTCCTTGAGATTATCTCAGGAGGGTAGCTCTGGAAATTGATGGAGGAAGCAGCAGACGTTGTTGGGAAAAATGCTATGCCACCATCAGTGTCAATAGGTGAAGGAATGAATGCTGAGTGGTGGTGTTGGTTTTCAGGGTCTTCACCTATATGTCACACAAATATGAATACAAGTAAATTAGCTTGAAATTAAAAAACTACAAAATTATAAGGTAGCAGTTTTTATTTGATGCATGTATGCACAAAATAAGCATGATGTTAGGTTCTTACCAAGTTGCCTTTGAAGCTGAAAATTGTAACCAGAAGACTCTGATTGTTCTGCAATTGCCATGTCAGTTGATCCTCCATTCTGATCCTCCTCCACCTCATTGGTAGTGGGAGGAGGAGGTGTAGGCTCCCAAGGAGGGAGCTCGGCGAGTTTGTCGATGGCTGCTTTGGCCTTCTTGATAAGCCAGTCCACTGCCTTGCTTGGCCTGTCATAACCAAGCCTGTCTTGGACATCATAGAATTGGATTGCAGTGTGTGCCGAGAGCCTAACTCGACGGTCACGCGGCCCTTTCGCCGTGTAAACCTTGCTGTGTCGATCTTTCCGGCCGGTGGATCGAACAATGTGACCACCTTGGACTTGAACAATCTCTCCCCCAGTGCTCTTCATTCCCATAATAACACACCACTTTTATATGCTCTGTGGTTTGATTCAAACAAGGTTCTTCTTCTGTTCTGTCTCTGAGCCTATTTCATATATCATATATGGGGTGTTTTGTGCTCAAAATTTTGGTGATGGGAATTCAGATTATTTTTCCCTTCTTGAAATTGGGGTTTGGGTTTGTTATAGGTTTTTGTTGTGGATAGTACTCTTTGGATTTGGTTCCTTTCTAACTCTAAATTGGTGTTTCTTCTTGTTGAGCTTCATCTGAATTTTCTGATAGCTCTGCCACTTGCTGCTGATCCCAGAAAGAAACAAACCTGCAATTTCAATCTCTCAAGATTCCCTGTCCACTAGAGCAATACCACTACCAAATTCCAAATCCAAAAAACCATAGCATGTGAATAAAAatacacacaacaaaacaaaatcCAATTTAACTCATTTGCTTTCTCTTACGTATTTCATCAAATGACTCATATGCATACATCATTTCTACAACTGCAACTACAACAACATAGAGTAAAAAGgacatagtaaaaataaaatttgaacttTATGATAGACTTCAGAAGAATATGcagttttttgttttcttttcttttcttaatttatcCAAATTCCAAGCCTTGAAACTGAATTGTACTAACTGGGAAGTGGGTGTTAAAAAACACATGGGTTCAGAAGGCTTGCAAGAGATTcaaagtagaaaaaaaaagaaaagaagataatttGTGGTACCTTTGGTTGAGAGTAAGAGAGAGCTGGTTGATGGTTCTGCAAAGCGTGGGAGAGTGTGATGAGTGAAGAGATTAAAGATGTTTTGGTCGTTTTATTTTTAGCCCCACAAACGCAAATGTTGTTGCaagtgaaagaaagaaaagaggttAGTTTGTTGTCACAAACCCCAAGCTCTTTTTTGAGCCATGTTCTGAAAAGTATATAAGGGATTTTGTCCACTCTAATATATTATTTTGAGAAAGAGTTTTAGTGAGAGTAGTGTATAGTTGTTGGTAGTGATGAAGTATGATTAAGGGGGATGGTGTATGATGGAGAGGTAACTCTCAATCACCATGTCTTCTACTTGTATTGTACCCACACCTTTTTGAACCCTTTGATAATGACATCTAACAGCTTTTCTTTCATTTATTTCCTTcctatttctaattttcttttttgtgcTTCTCTTGTAAGGCTGTTCACGAGCCGATTTGGTTTggaattaagaaaaattaataatcctaatttaattgattcgAATTGGATTGTATTTAATTTATAGATAGACTCAAACCAATTTGAATCGATAAAACTTGGGTTGGATTAGTTCGGATAATCTAATATCTgactgaaaataaaattttaaaaaatagaaatttttttaataatatttaatattaaataaataaatagcaatccatcattaatttgtatttaaatgAATATTATAATTTAGTAtactttaatattatattattttttactttttaaaattaaattaatctaattgaaaatcaaattggtttAGATTTTGCAACTTTAGAATCAATATTCAAACCAATTAAAGACGGGTTTAATTGGATATGATCAGAGTGTATTTTTACCCattgaatatataattaatataatcaaatcaaatcaattttaGTTGAATAATCAGATTATCCGTATCCATAAATACTCCTTTTTTTTGTTCAATAAGAAGGAAATTGTTTTGATATAagcttgtaaatttttttttgtgaaatatgATCGATTTGTGTATTtattgtcaaaattaaaaaaaatgatttttttaatatataaaatttgaattgtTAGTAAAGAGTATTATATTCTTTGTTaattaagtaaatattaatttttatttattatattttatatcaataatttatattcagaatttaagatttaaaatttaatatttaaaataattttttttaagtgtaTTAGTAtttgtcataaaaaaatttttactttttgaacttttaacgaatataaaattaaaaaaaatgtgatgtGTGTGTGAAGATAACATACTTCTCATAAAGATTGCACACTCGTCGTTATGTTGCCatgttctatatatattataGCTTTTGAAGTCATGGGCTTTAATTTTTACTGTAAACACTGGTGAAAAGAGAAAGCTTAACTAGAAAAAGGTGCAGCATGCATTTACCAGAGGCCTGTTGATTCTGTGATTTTTAGCAACTTGTGTGGATACTTATTAATTGTTCCATGAATTTAATCCACCAAATGCAAATTTAATGCCAAATCACAATAAGCTTTGAGACTGTGTCCCGCAGGCTAAATTAATTATCCGAATATTTCCTCCTCTCTTAAATATTTGTTATCAAGTTGTAAGTGATATTGCTTATTTTCAATTAAAGTTTCTAAAATTGGATAAGGCAAGTTTTTAAGAGTTTTACACTTTTAGTAACAAACATTCTTGTAGAGTTGTAGTATTCTTATTAAAAAGTATGTATTTGAATAATTTGCTAAACCTCTTTTTTAATACCATTGAGATATCATTACACCTTGATCATTATTCATTTAAGTAATAGTATTTTTTGTTTGCACACCATTCTAAACATTCTTAACATAAGTTTTCCAAGTACATGCTAGGAGATTATCTTTACATTAACCAAAGCTTTATATAATTTTGAGGTGGGTTCaactaaaaaaattacttttttttttttagttaatgttagttaattttttttaatttatatttattttaaatgttaaattctaattttttaaccTTAAACCTTAatcttaaattcaaaatatttcaaaaataaagattaaaataataattctacagtaaaaaattaattaatattaattaatttaaaattattttcttatacTTATATATTCTTTTGGGAGAAGGTACTTGCGTTACGTTGTCTTAAGAAATGAAAACTAGCTAGTACTTCCTAGTTACTAGTAGTTTATCTCAATGTAGCATTTGTGGGAAAATGTGAGAGATGATATAgtatgaaattatgaatcaagcaattttgatttttcttttttacctTGTGTGGTGTGTATGGGGTAAACGAGAACTTTGAGCATAATTTAGATTATCATCAATGTGCTTACATTATTAAactaacattttaattttaataataaccaTTATATTTGCTAAAGTATACATGTGATTTTCTTAAACTTTACTAATTAGTACTATTCTAGGTAGTGATTAAGGTGTGAATCCCAAAAACCAATACGGAATCCATAAGTTAGAattatgataaacatgaaaagccgTTTtgttaagaagaaaaaaattgtttagATCATGGTGGGGGGTGTGGGGGTGTGGAGGTGAACATTCattagaaataaatttttggTGGGGAAGGTACATTTAAAGGGTCCAAGGGAATCAGCATGTGCTATGCAAACATTCTTTAGAAGGTGAATTCAATTCTATGCCACCCTTCATTAAATAgattttatttaacaatttatCATGGTTTAAAAATTCCCTCGTctatgaaaaattataattatttatactttTATAGAGAGATCTTAATAGAACATTCGTTTTGTGTGGAAGAGAAAtatcttattctttttttttttcaccaaaGATAATATTGAAGGAGGATCGAAGAATATGGTAGttgactaataaaaaaatttagatattttttttattaaagataagaaaattcgAACCCACAACTTTTTAGATGAATATGAATTGAAGAGATTATGTGATTTGAGTTATAACTTATTAGTCATTGTTAGTTAGATTATGGGCTCAATCACTTGATCATCATATTCTACCAACAAGataaatgtatatatattttatatgatgcAAAAGTATAAACTTAaccataatatattaattaaagatTGTATATAAATAACTTTCATAGTTAAAAATACTGAGTTcgattttttatttagttattttagaattttctaaaattttagcttgtacaatattaaaaatagataattCTATCTAACTTTCTCTTGAATAAAGAGTTAGTTATTTTCTATGACATATGTTTAATAACTATTGaatgaaataaattattttattattatttactctAACTCTTAATTTAATatgaattttgataacttaactaattaattatggtAAAACTTTTCTTTACTAATTACAAAAATTACTAGAAAAGTCCCCTTTTATAATTTTCTGTTTTTTCAAATCatctatttattaaattttaattattctattggtccttatagtttcactaaatttataattagattcctacattatttttaattttgtaattaagtccgtttcatgttaaaaatattaaaattaatagaatatttttttccaaaaaataagTGATGAAAGATCTAATTAGATTCTTAATTGTAGATATTTTCAATTTGCAGAAAAATATTCAATTagctctaatattttttacagtgAGAAgtatctaattacaaaattaaaagtagtacagaaattcaattagaaaatatataaagacctaattaaaaatttgataaaattataaaaattaatagaataattaaattatttattaattagtgccaaaaaaaaaaaagaaaaactcaaaaactaaaagaacaaataaaaaaaaaagtagttattCCAAAACTAAACAGCAGAGTTTTCTCTAATTGAAGAAAACTTATATTTTTCATTGAACAATGATGTAGTTAAAGATAGGATATGAGCCAATCCAATATAGCCAGTTTTAAAAATTTGAGCATAGATTCACTGAATTtcttcaaaggaaagaaaaagtataGTTTGGCTTCAATGGAAGAACCACAATTtggtttctcttttatttattcttttttagttttttttttaactaattaataaatggatggtttagaaaaaataaaaaattataaaataaaatttctttaataACTCTTGTAGTTTGCAAAAAAAGTTTTACTATGCTTAATTAGCTAAGTTATCAAAACTAAGGTTATGTGCATTAAGAGTAGAGTTAATCATAATGGCACATTCATTTCATCT contains:
- the LOC112771311 gene encoding transcription factor TCP4, which produces MGMKSTGGEIVQVQGGHIVRSTGRKDRHSKVYTAKGPRDRRVRLSAHTAIQFYDVQDRLGYDRPSKAVDWLIKKAKAAIDKLAELPPWEPTPPPPTTNEVEEDQNGGSTDMAIAEQSESSGYNFQLQRQLGEDPENQHHHSAFIPSPIDTDGGIAFFPTTSAASSINFQSYPPEIISRTNNSSEDLGLSLHSFQDSGLIHHHGQSQQGGGADHQNPSSNDQTLFANYQRMVAWNSDAGGTQADMNRSGFMVNSPGFSSAFSHHQQRGTLQSSFSPSLRPWSEIPQMASSNEHHHNHKSQPIQQQHQASIFGSRFLSDALPGFCIPARIQGEDESHGVGSDRPSSSASPNSHH